One window from the genome of Oceanisphaera sp. IT1-181 encodes:
- a CDS encoding YHS domain-containing protein, with the protein MTELLYFMIWAGIIFLMIRFGCGAHVMGHGRGKAKHDERGPEGQAIEGLHWTLPADDMDPVYGNTVRTETAKPSVHDGHVYYFCSRDCRERFKAVPEQYIAFDDTKLPPTQPENEHA; encoded by the coding sequence ATGACGGAACTGCTGTACTTCATGATCTGGGCAGGAATCATCTTCCTGATGATACGTTTTGGCTGCGGTGCTCATGTGATGGGTCATGGACGTGGCAAGGCCAAGCATGACGAGAGGGGACCTGAAGGACAGGCGATCGAAGGCTTACACTGGACGCTACCCGCCGATGACATGGACCCAGTGTATGGCAATACCGTCCGCACCGAAACAGCCAAGCCAAGCGTCCATGACGGTCATGTCTATTATTTCTGCTCGCGTGACTGCCGAGAACGCTTCAAGGCTGTGCCCGAGCAATATATTGCTTTTGATGATACCAAACTCCCGCCCACCCAGCCGGAGAATGAGCATGCCTGA
- a CDS encoding copper resistance system multicopper oxidase, whose product MKVIENSPNLPRRRFVQGLAAGGVVLGMVPMLRPAQAASLGTITGDVPVLTGKEFDLIIDETPVNFTGKTRMATTINGSIPGPTLRMREGDEVTIRVTNRLKEPTSIHWHGIILPYQMDGVPGISFAGIAPGETFTYKYKLEQSGTYWYHSHSGMQELTGMYGGLIIDPAAGDSIKADREHLVLLSDWTDENPMRVLGKLKNQGDLYNFNQPTVFDFFRDVSSDGLTSALNKRQMWNEMRMSPTDLADLSSETLTYLMNGTAPAGNWTALFKQGERVRLRFINGAGNSFYDVRIPGLKMTVVQADGLNVEPVTVDEFRFGPGETYDVLVEPEAEAYTLFAQAMDRTGYARGTLGTRAGLSAAVPELDPAEWLTMADMMGDMGGMDHGSMDMGAMADMDHSSMNMNGMDHSAMNMGAMAGGLSKASSEVNHARSEYGPSVDMRVDTPRTNLDDPGIGLRNNGRRVLTLADLRTPGGPMDPRPAEREIELHLTGNMERYTWSFDGVEFGSSTPVHFNYGERVRIILHNDTMMTHPMHLHGMWSELENPDGSFQVRRHTIQVQPAQRISFLVTADALGRWAWHCHLMFHMDAGMFREVVVS is encoded by the coding sequence ATGAAAGTAATCGAGAACAGTCCCAATCTACCCCGACGTAGATTTGTACAAGGACTCGCCGCCGGTGGCGTGGTGTTAGGCATGGTGCCCATGTTGAGACCCGCTCAAGCTGCCAGTCTGGGTACTATAACTGGCGATGTACCCGTGCTGACCGGAAAAGAGTTCGACCTGATTATCGATGAAACGCCCGTTAACTTTACTGGCAAAACACGCATGGCCACCACCATTAACGGCTCCATTCCTGGCCCAACACTGCGCATGCGTGAAGGAGATGAGGTGACCATTAGGGTGACCAATCGGCTGAAAGAGCCGACCTCCATTCACTGGCACGGTATTATTTTGCCTTATCAGATGGACGGCGTGCCGGGCATTAGTTTTGCGGGTATCGCTCCCGGCGAAACCTTTACTTATAAGTACAAGTTGGAACAAAGCGGCACCTATTGGTATCACTCTCATTCGGGCATGCAGGAACTCACCGGTATGTACGGGGGATTAATCATCGATCCCGCCGCAGGCGATAGCATTAAAGCCGACCGCGAACATCTGGTGTTGCTCTCGGACTGGACCGATGAAAATCCGATGCGAGTATTAGGTAAGCTCAAGAATCAGGGCGATCTCTACAACTTCAATCAACCTACGGTATTCGACTTCTTTCGTGATGTGTCCAGTGATGGCTTAACGTCAGCACTAAACAAACGGCAGATGTGGAACGAAATGCGCATGAGCCCCACCGACTTGGCAGATCTGTCCTCGGAGACGCTGACCTATCTCATGAACGGCACCGCTCCTGCGGGCAACTGGACGGCGCTGTTCAAACAAGGTGAACGAGTGCGGTTGCGCTTTATTAATGGCGCTGGCAATAGCTTTTATGATGTGCGGATCCCTGGCCTTAAAATGACGGTGGTTCAAGCCGACGGTCTGAATGTAGAGCCAGTCACCGTGGACGAATTCCGGTTTGGCCCTGGCGAAACTTATGATGTGCTGGTTGAACCTGAGGCCGAGGCTTATACCCTGTTTGCCCAAGCGATGGACAGAACCGGTTATGCCCGCGGCACTTTAGGTACGCGAGCAGGACTGAGTGCTGCCGTGCCCGAGTTGGACCCAGCTGAATGGCTGACGATGGCCGATATGATGGGCGATATGGGTGGTATGGATCACGGCAGCATGGATATGGGCGCCATGGCAGACATGGACCATAGCAGTATGAATATGAACGGCATGGATCATAGCGCCATGAACATGGGCGCTATGGCTGGGGGATTAAGTAAGGCGAGCAGCGAGGTGAATCATGCTCGTAGTGAGTATGGTCCTAGCGTGGATATGCGGGTAGATACGCCGCGCACCAACTTGGACGATCCCGGCATTGGCTTGCGCAACAACGGCCGTCGAGTACTGACCTTGGCTGACTTGCGTACCCCGGGCGGCCCTATGGATCCAAGACCGGCGGAGCGGGAAATAGAACTACACCTAACCGGCAATATGGAACGCTATACTTGGTCGTTCGATGGCGTTGAATTTGGCAGCTCTACACCCGTGCACTTTAACTATGGCGAACGAGTGCGCATCATTCTGCACAACGACACCATGATGACTCACCCCATGCATCTGCACGGTATGTGGAGCGAACTGGAAAATCCGGACGGTAGTTTTCAGGTACGTCGCCACACCATACAGGTGCAACCGGCGCAACGGATCAGCTTTTTGGTCACTGCAGACGCGCTTGGACGTTGGGCTTGGCACTGTCACCTAATGTTCCATATGGATGCGGGTATGTTCCGCGAAGTGGTGGTGTCATGA
- a CDS encoding TonB-dependent receptor domain-containing protein — MSKKWLAAVALLPWAAFAQNSTPQADDATEITIYSKVKQPLTSALAPVEVITKADIERRQPRSLVDLLETLPGMQFGSQNGGIGQQSSLFVRGTESDHVLVLVNGRPQAQMVNNNFDFSRLPVSNVERIEYIRGPRAAIYGSSAIGGVVNIITTSQVNDSKLSVTTGSNDYYAADVSINQWVTEDTRLQLGTGYRETRGYDVQPQPGNTETDRDAFDSKNLTLGIEHQLNQAWTWDANVNGWESNTDYDGSFSDTSATKSYQFDTGLSYQAQQLAGQLNASYSEFENENWVKEDGRNSNLYSNVENAITRLDGLVQHHYSEQGYALAGMDWQQERQLSKSTGSAQPSRDNTGVFTSLYHTWSPLTLELTGRVDENEQYGTHGTWQGALSLAMSAQHRTTLSYGTAFKAPSFGDIAYAKSGIELQPEESQNWELGFTGDYDVLDWQLNLYRNEIDNLIIYKGGYVNSTENTDSLIRGAEFIVKADTGLVHHTISYDYTNAKDIKTAQQLVRRAKRKASWTGDIDVASTNLFAQVLYVGERGDVGNVTLPSYTIWNIGARYPLTQQLTLNGKINNLFDKDYQVIDGYDAPDMEFYMGADYRF; from the coding sequence ATGTCTAAGAAATGGCTGGCGGCAGTTGCACTGTTGCCATGGGCGGCGTTTGCCCAAAACTCTACACCTCAAGCTGACGATGCCACCGAAATCACCATTTACAGCAAAGTGAAACAACCGCTCACCAGTGCACTCGCGCCCGTAGAAGTGATCACCAAAGCCGACATCGAACGTCGCCAGCCGCGCTCGTTAGTCGACTTGCTCGAAACCCTGCCGGGTATGCAGTTTGGCAGCCAAAATGGCGGAATAGGCCAGCAATCTAGTCTGTTTGTTCGTGGTACTGAATCCGACCATGTGTTAGTACTGGTTAATGGTCGTCCTCAGGCGCAAATGGTTAATAATAATTTTGATTTTAGTCGGTTGCCGGTGAGTAACGTCGAGCGTATCGAGTATATTCGTGGGCCACGTGCAGCTATTTACGGCTCAAGCGCAATCGGTGGTGTTGTAAACATCATTACTACCTCTCAAGTTAACGACTCAAAACTGAGCGTGACTACCGGTAGCAATGATTACTATGCTGCCGATGTGTCGATCAACCAGTGGGTAACCGAAGATACGCGTTTACAGTTAGGCACCGGCTATCGTGAAACTCGTGGTTATGATGTGCAGCCTCAACCAGGAAATACTGAGACTGACCGCGATGCCTTCGATAGCAAGAACTTAACCTTGGGTATTGAGCATCAGCTAAATCAAGCTTGGACTTGGGACGCTAACGTTAACGGTTGGGAAAGCAATACTGATTATGATGGTAGCTTTTCTGATACCTCTGCGACTAAAAGCTATCAATTTGATACCGGCTTAAGCTATCAAGCTCAGCAATTAGCTGGCCAATTAAACGCTAGCTATAGTGAGTTTGAAAATGAAAACTGGGTCAAAGAAGATGGCCGAAATTCCAATTTATACAGCAATGTTGAAAATGCTATTACTCGTCTAGATGGTTTAGTACAGCATCACTACTCTGAGCAAGGCTACGCATTAGCTGGCATGGACTGGCAGCAAGAGCGCCAACTTTCGAAGTCTACAGGTTCTGCACAGCCTAGTCGTGACAACACCGGAGTATTTACTTCTCTCTATCATACTTGGTCACCACTAACTCTTGAACTAACAGGCCGTGTTGATGAGAACGAACAGTATGGTACTCACGGTACTTGGCAAGGTGCTTTGTCACTGGCTATGTCTGCACAACATAGAACGACGCTAAGTTACGGTACTGCTTTTAAAGCACCAAGCTTTGGAGACATTGCATATGCTAAAAGCGGGATAGAATTGCAGCCAGAAGAGTCTCAAAACTGGGAGCTGGGCTTTACCGGCGACTATGATGTGCTAGATTGGCAGCTCAATCTTTATCGCAATGAAATTGATAACCTTATTATTTATAAAGGCGGTTACGTTAACTCTACTGAAAATACAGACTCCTTGATTAGAGGTGCTGAGTTTATAGTAAAAGCCGACACCGGATTAGTGCATCACACTATTAGTTATGACTACACCAATGCCAAAGACATCAAAACCGCTCAGCAATTAGTTCGACGTGCGAAGCGCAAGGCTAGTTGGACTGGGGACATAGATGTAGCTAGTACTAACCTGTTTGCACAGGTGCTGTATGTAGGTGAACGTGGAGACGTAGGTAATGTAACTCTACCTTCCTACACAATTTGGAACATAGGCGCTCGTTACCCACTAACGCAGCAACTGACCTTGAACGGTAAGATCAACAATCTGTTCGATAAAGACTACCAAGTAATAGATGGCTACGACGCCCCTGACATGGAGTTCTACATGGGTGCCGATTACCGCTTCTAA
- the murI gene encoding glutamate racemase, translating into MANILIFDSGMGGLSVYRELSQTLSGHQYLYLFDNAYFPYGELSESRLVERVVELFSAFVALYPVDIAIIACNTASTHVLPALRQCLSIPVVGVVPAIKPAAEYSRQRQLAHPNLQAHIGLLATPGTVSRRYTAELVQSFAADLQVSMLGTTELVKMAEDKLAGQPVDLKRLQQILAPWLGEQAPDTLVLGCTHFPLLAFEISQCLPQTKLIDSGAAIARRVGSLLLQPALASSNKPVQIEDKAGILFCTELTKKALQQARAFSKEGFGELNCFVP; encoded by the coding sequence TTGGCAAACATTCTTATCTTCGACTCCGGCATGGGCGGCTTGTCTGTGTACCGCGAACTTAGCCAAACACTTAGCGGTCATCAGTATCTTTATCTGTTCGATAACGCCTACTTTCCCTACGGTGAGCTGAGCGAATCGCGGTTAGTGGAGCGGGTGGTAGAATTGTTTAGTGCCTTCGTCGCACTTTATCCGGTGGATATCGCCATTATTGCCTGCAACACTGCCAGCACTCATGTACTGCCCGCCTTGCGCCAGTGCTTATCAATTCCTGTAGTGGGGGTGGTGCCCGCCATCAAGCCCGCCGCCGAATATAGTCGCCAGCGGCAACTTGCTCATCCAAACCTACAAGCACACATTGGTTTATTGGCCACACCTGGCACCGTATCTCGCCGCTACACCGCCGAACTCGTGCAAAGCTTCGCCGCAGACTTACAGGTCTCCATGCTGGGTACCACAGAGCTAGTAAAAATGGCGGAAGATAAATTAGCAGGACAGCCGGTTGACTTAAAACGACTACAGCAAATACTGGCGCCTTGGTTGGGTGAGCAAGCACCCGACACCTTAGTGCTGGGATGTACTCATTTCCCACTGTTAGCTTTTGAAATCAGCCAATGCTTGCCACAGACTAAATTGATTGACTCAGGAGCAGCCATCGCTCGGCGAGTAGGGAGTTTGTTATTGCAGCCTGCGCTGGCGAGTAGTAACAAGCCCGTGCAGATAGAAGATAAAGCAGGGATATTATTCTGTACCGAACTCACAAAAAAAGCCCTGCAACAAGCGAGGGCTTTTAGTAAAGAAGGCTTTGGCGAACTTAACTGCTTTGTGCCTTAG
- a CDS encoding RNA-binding protein: protein MKLSHYPVYIQSALYAVVLAAIGYFVVSWAAPTLSPAICMAVGLLLGGFLVPLLTRPPVPAAIPTTTLYVGNLPYRANEASVRSLFEEFGQVLSVRLMKDKHTGKRRGFGFVEMPSDAAMAAQQALNDSEFQQRTLKVREANERKDEEEDAEPTS from the coding sequence ATGAAGTTATCCCATTATCCTGTTTATATTCAGTCTGCCCTTTATGCAGTTGTGCTGGCCGCGATTGGTTATTTTGTTGTTAGCTGGGCTGCGCCTACGCTTTCTCCTGCTATCTGTATGGCTGTTGGTTTGCTGTTAGGAGGATTTTTAGTTCCGTTATTGACTCGTCCTCCGGTGCCGGCGGCTATTCCTACTACTACCTTATATGTCGGTAATCTGCCTTACCGTGCCAACGAAGCTTCGGTAAGATCATTGTTTGAAGAGTTTGGTCAGGTGTTATCGGTACGCTTGATGAAGGATAAGCACACCGGCAAACGCCGTGGCTTTGGTTTTGTGGAAATGCCCAGCGATGCGGCCATGGCAGCACAACAGGCATTGAACGATTCTGAGTTTCAACAACGCACCTTAAAAGTGCGCGAAGCAAATGAACGCAAAGATGAGGAAGAAGATGCAGAGCCAACCTCTTAA
- a CDS encoding ATPase — protein sequence MDIKTFGELIDWTRNLHAHLARCLSHCATQNEEERARALLDYLAAHESEMERIVDEFKRQAATKVLDTWVYDYISHHPIKTHRTCDEPYVKLDFNGICREVFDFHDQIIFLYQTLVGKAVIPEAKELMESLLTMEQNEFKRLVRQVGRMDDL from the coding sequence ATGGACATAAAAACATTTGGAGAACTGATCGATTGGACTCGCAACCTGCATGCCCATCTGGCGCGCTGTCTTTCTCATTGTGCGACACAGAATGAGGAAGAAAGAGCCCGGGCACTTCTCGATTATCTGGCAGCCCACGAGTCTGAAATGGAACGTATCGTAGACGAGTTTAAGCGTCAGGCTGCCACAAAAGTTCTGGATACATGGGTTTATGACTATATATCCCATCATCCCATCAAAACTCACCGGACGTGTGACGAGCCATATGTGAAGCTTGATTTTAACGGTATTTGCCGAGAGGTATTCGACTTTCACGATCAAATTATTTTTCTCTACCAAACATTGGTTGGTAAAGCCGTGATTCCTGAGGCCAAAGAGTTGATGGAGTCGCTATTGACGATGGAGCAAAATGAATTCAAGCGCCTAGTTCGTCAGGTTGGCCGGATGGATGATCTCTAA
- a CDS encoding sulfite oxidase: MANQPKDNSEQPSRGLHELYAEDPIKADELVWSRETDEGSRRGFLKRGGLLAMATAIGASIPFAKNMPAGLIPAAFAQSSEPFSLPGKEGLTVLNDRPLNAETPPHLLDDEITPAKHMFVRNNGLIPDASVLDPASWTLEIAGESCEKPTTFTLAELKSRFKHYSYQLTLECGGNGRSEFAPAASGNQWTTGAVASPKFTGARLRDVLEACGIKKDAVYIGYYGADLHPSGDASKAAISRGVPMSKALEDETLIAWAMNDEDMPVLNGHPLRLVCGGWPASTSGKWLKKIVVRDKIHDGNKMASPSYHMPKYPVAPGTQVPDEDMEIISSMPVRSLITFPKTGITHQLGEPLPVRGHAWAGDLEVSDFYVSIDFGTTWQKAELRAPANRLAWQHWHSELTFPEKGYYEVWARAVDSEGQAQPMVVPGWNPKGYLNNACHRIAVQVV; this comes from the coding sequence ATGGCAAACCAACCAAAAGATAACAGTGAGCAGCCTAGCCGAGGCTTACATGAGCTTTACGCAGAAGATCCGATCAAGGCAGATGAACTGGTATGGAGCCGTGAAACCGACGAGGGCAGTCGCCGTGGCTTTCTCAAACGTGGTGGTCTGCTCGCCATGGCCACCGCCATAGGAGCCAGCATTCCCTTCGCAAAGAATATGCCTGCGGGGCTCATTCCCGCTGCCTTTGCCCAGTCTAGCGAACCTTTTTCCCTTCCTGGTAAAGAAGGTCTGACGGTGCTCAACGATCGGCCACTTAACGCCGAAACACCGCCCCATTTATTGGATGATGAGATTACCCCCGCCAAGCATATGTTTGTGCGCAACAATGGACTGATACCCGATGCCAGCGTGTTGGATCCAGCGAGCTGGACGCTGGAAATTGCCGGCGAGTCCTGTGAGAAACCCACCACCTTTACCTTAGCCGAGCTCAAGTCGCGCTTTAAGCATTACAGCTATCAGCTAACGCTGGAATGTGGTGGTAATGGCCGCAGCGAATTCGCACCTGCTGCCAGTGGTAACCAATGGACCACAGGTGCCGTCGCTAGCCCTAAATTTACTGGGGCAAGGCTGCGCGACGTATTAGAAGCCTGTGGGATTAAAAAAGACGCAGTTTATATCGGCTATTATGGCGCTGATTTACACCCCAGTGGCGATGCTAGCAAAGCCGCTATCTCGCGGGGCGTGCCTATGTCTAAAGCATTAGAAGACGAAACCTTGATTGCGTGGGCCATGAACGATGAAGATATGCCGGTGTTAAACGGTCATCCTTTACGTTTGGTGTGCGGCGGCTGGCCCGCTTCCACTTCTGGCAAGTGGCTGAAAAAAATCGTGGTCCGCGATAAAATACACGATGGCAATAAAATGGCCTCTCCTTCTTACCATATGCCTAAATATCCAGTGGCCCCCGGCACACAAGTACCCGATGAAGACATGGAAATTATTAGTTCCATGCCAGTAAGATCGCTGATCACCTTTCCAAAAACCGGTATCACCCATCAATTGGGCGAGCCTTTGCCCGTGCGTGGCCATGCTTGGGCGGGCGATCTGGAAGTGAGCGACTTTTATGTGTCGATAGACTTTGGTACCACTTGGCAAAAAGCCGAGCTGCGGGCACCTGCTAATCGACTCGCTTGGCAGCATTGGCACAGCGAGCTTACTTTTCCTGAAAAAGGCTATTACGAAGTATGGGCCAGAGCCGTGGACAGTGAAGGACAGGCGCAACCAATGGTAGTTCCTGGTTGGAACCCCAAAGGCTATTTAAACAATGCTTGTCACCGTATTGCGGTACAGGTTGTATAA
- a CDS encoding heavy metal response regulator transcription factor, whose amino-acid sequence MKILIIEDEQKTGDYLQKGLNEAGFVVDLARNGLDGLHLAVTEPYDLIILDVMLPDLNGWRIVEALREQGRHMPLLFLTAKDSVEDRVRGLELGADDYLVKPFAFSELLARVRTLLRRGSTQAPSTQLEVADLTLNLPRRHAVRAGEHIHLTNKEFALLELLVRRQGEVLPRSLIASLVWDMNFDSDTNVIDVAIRRLRVKIDDGFSLKLIQTIRGMGYTIDITR is encoded by the coding sequence ATGAAAATTCTGATCATCGAAGATGAACAAAAAACAGGGGATTATCTGCAAAAAGGGCTCAATGAGGCAGGGTTTGTGGTGGATCTTGCCCGCAATGGTTTAGATGGCCTGCATCTGGCGGTCACTGAGCCTTACGATTTGATCATTCTCGATGTCATGCTGCCAGATCTTAATGGCTGGCGAATTGTCGAAGCGCTGCGCGAGCAAGGGCGACACATGCCGCTGTTATTTTTAACTGCCAAAGACAGCGTAGAAGACCGGGTACGGGGATTGGAGCTGGGGGCCGACGATTACCTCGTCAAGCCTTTTGCCTTTTCTGAATTGCTGGCCAGAGTACGGACCTTACTGCGCAGAGGCAGCACTCAAGCACCCAGTACTCAACTGGAAGTGGCCGATCTCACGCTCAACCTACCACGTCGCCACGCAGTGCGTGCCGGAGAGCACATTCACTTAACCAACAAAGAGTTTGCGCTGTTGGAGTTGTTGGTGCGCCGCCAAGGAGAGGTATTACCGCGCTCGCTCATCGCCTCTCTGGTATGGGACATGAATTTCGACAGTGACACCAATGTCATCGACGTGGCCATTCGCCGCTTGCGCGTAAAAATAGACGATGGCTTCAGTCTTAAACTTATTCAAACTATCAGAGGCATGGGCTACACCATCGATATTACCCGTTAA